From the genome of Phaeodactylum tricornutum CCAP 1055/1 chromosome 9, whole genome shotgun sequence:
GATACTTGCAGTTAGTCACGGAGAATAGGTAGTACTCATCACAGGCGATCTAATGTAATTCTCGATCTGGTTGGGCCTGGATGCAAACAGGAGAATCAGAGACTCCGAATAAATTTAAATCATGTGTTGAAAAATTTGTGATGGCCAAATCTTATTTTCGTCCATGACCTATGAGGACTTGAAATACGGGAGCAAATTTTTTTGACAGATCCATTAATCCTCGGCATGTCTTACATCCGAATCTTCCATCACTGATAGCTCTGACAACTAACATTTCTGGCTGCAATGAATATTAGTAGACGTTGAACATCATTCAAACATGAGCCAGTAGGGAtgttattcacagtcatcagGAACTCGAAATCGTGGTGCGGTCTGGAATATGTTCGTTGTGTGCTGCGGGAAACCCGATTTGTTGAAATGGGAGGGGAGGGGGACTCTATCAGAGAGCGAGTTTTAGAGATATTTCTACCCCTGGAAGTAACATTAAATTTGTTTCTCTCATAAAACCCGAACGTTGATCCCTCGATTTTGCTGTGCGTTACAGGCGATGCGGGCTGGACTGCTGACCGACGCCATAATTCGTGTATCTACTGAACTGGATTCACATTCATAGCAACCTCGCCCTCCGTACTTGATGGTCGAAACGAAACCAAACTACGATAGTGAACCAAACAGAGCCTGTATTCCAGCCTATCCCGATCTTGAATCAAATCGGACTGTACCCTGATCCGGCATGAGCGACCGTTTTGCGCAGGGTCCTTAAGTCACCTACAAATTTGATGAAATCTTTGTCTTGGTGACGGGGATTTCCCATTCATATTCGAGAGGTAAAAAGTACGATTCTACAATTTGCTCCGTCACTTCAGCTAACGTTGCTGGTTGCCATTGTGGGTTGCGGTCCTTGTCGACTAGTGCAGCGCGTATGCCGTCATGAAAATCACTGCCAATCCGCATACAGGCCTGCGACATACGGAACTCCATACACAAGTCATCGCCGATCCTCGACATATCCTTACCTCGTCGCAATCCTTCCAGTGTAACTTTGAGGCTCGTTGGTGACATTGTGTTTAGTATGCCAGCTGTTTTCCTGCCGAAATCAGAATTTAAATTTTCCAAACTTTCGACAACATCCTCAACTCCTTTTGATCGATCCGAAAGAATCCCGAATACTTTGTCTATGGCTGGCCGCTCTTGTGCGAGATATGAATCGTGCGGATCCATCGGTGGCTGTTCGTGGAAAGACATAAGCACGGGCgcggcaaagtcttccgcTCTTTCTGTTGGTTTAAAGCTTTTAGAAGCCGTGCTAAGAGCGGATTCCAAATCATCCAATCTCGCAGACGGTATATAGTGAGTAGCAATACCTGTGTAAAGTAGATCTGCCGCTTCTAGCCGATGTCCCGTCAAGGCCATATAAGTAGCCACACTATGCGGCAACATCTTTGGCATCCAAAACATACTCCCAACGTCCGGAAAGAGACCTATGTTCGTTTCAGGCATGGCAAGAATGGTATTCTCTGTGGCAATGCGGTACTTGCCATGAACCGAGATCCCAACCCCACCACCCATGACGATTCCATCCCACAAGCTGATTTGTGGTTTCGTAGCTGTCGCCATCATGTGATTTACAACATATTCTTGTCGAAAGAATTCGGCCGAATCAAGGCCAGGCTTGCCTTGTCCCAACACACTAGAGTCTTGCTCTTCTAAGCACGACCGATAGACCCGTTTGACGTCTCCCCCGGCGCAAAATGCTTTAGTTTTCATACCCGTTGTGTTGCTCTTGACCAGCAAAGCGCCGACCGAATCATCGGCGTAGCATTCTTTCAGAAtgtcttggaaaaagtgCATCATGTCGAGCGAGAGTGCATGCAAGGCTTTTGGATTGTTGAGCGTCAACACGAAGAGATTCGCAGTGCGAGAGGGTAAAACTTTAGTCGTAAATCGCATTGTATCGACATAAAGGACAGCAGTTATTAATGTGGGTAGCGTTTGATGCACAAGCTGCGTTACACCTGATGGTATCTGATCAAGTAAAGGATTAAATGgatctttcacagtcagttcgTGTTGTCGGAAATTCGTTTCTCGTCGAAAACACAGAAGCACAGGTACCTAGAGCCTATTGTAGCGGAAAATACCTCACACAAGCAGCCTGTCTGTCTGTCGAAATGGAATGCCATTTACCAGTACTGTGTAGTGAGCGGAAGCTTTTCATCGTGTTCCCCACCAACCATGCGATGCTTTGGTTTTGCGATAGGAAACAAATCTCTTGCGAAATGTTCAAGACAAACTTGTATGCATAAAATCCTTGAAAATAATCCAATACACCATGTCCTTGTTGAATACTATTTTCGGCAAAAACGCCGAGAAGAAATCGGAACAAGTGTCGGTATTTGAAACGAAAGTATCCGTTCCAGAACCGAAGCCGTTGCCTCCATCAAAAAtaccaaaagaaaaaccgCCTTTGACGCCAACTGCTACTGGCGATGGGAGTAcgaagaaacgaaagcgcAAGGAAACGAAAGTTGAGTTTACTTTGAAAGAGCCCCTCGAGGGTCCTACGGTAGAAAAGCCCTCAGAAGAATCCAAACAAGCGGAAGAACGAACGGTTTTCGTCGGTAACCTACCGACCCAATACAATCGCAAAAGCCTAGCCAAACTCTTTAAAGACTGCGGCAAAGTAGAGAGTTCACGCATCCGGTCGCTTGCCGTGACGGGAGTGAAGCTACCACAAGAAAATGCAGGCAATCAAAAGTTGGTTAAGAAGGTTTGCGCCAACACCTCCCAAGTCGACACTAAGGCAAAATCTTCCGTTCAGGGGTACGTTGTCTTCGTGAATAAAGATGCGATTGAAAAAGCCTTGGTGCTGAACAATACAGAAGTGAAGGACGAAAGGACCGGTACAACACGTCGGATTCGCGTCGACCACGCAAATGCTGAATACGACGCTGCacgttccatttttgtggGAAATCTCCCGTACACTGCTGACGAAGACTCTTTGGCAGAACATTTCTGCGAAGGCTGTGGTTTGAATGTAGACGACATTCAGGGAGTTCGAATTGTACGTGACAAGGAGACCTTTCAATGCAAAGGCTTCGGTTACGTGTTGTTTAGTGATCAAAGCATGGTAACATTGGCCTTGCAGCGTATGTCGGGAAGTTTATATGCAAAACGTGAACTTCGAGTGATGGTTTGTGGACGGCGCTTCAAAGGTAAGAAGGGAGATGCAATGCcgaaggaaaacaaaaagcgtAGCTTTGAAGGACGACGAGCTTCGGCACCAGTATCACCGGCTGCATCCGTAGGCGCCTTGCGACGCATAATCAAAAAGCAAGTTTCCGAGGCCCCGACCAAGAAGCGCAGAGCTCGTGGGGAAAAGACCAGTGAAAAACCGACGGCGCGCAAAGCGGGAGTCAGTCGAAGAGCCGCTGTAGAAGCGAAGGTCGAGAAGCGTGTCAAGAAGTTACAGAAACGTGCTGCCAAAGGAATgggaaagaagaagatgtAGGTGGACTGGCGTATTGATTGGCAACAGAAATCTATCTTTTAAAATCTATTTCTCTCTCTAGACCTGAATACTTATTTTGTTGAAAGCAAAGTCTGCTGCTCTCGATTGGATTGTAATGTTAGAGCTTGCTTCGCAATCTCCCTGCGTCTTTGAAACGCTCCTGAAGTAGGAATTTCAGAATCTTCCCTGATGAATTCCGGGGTAATTCTTCCACTTCAAACAACCTACGCGGTCTCTTGTAGCCAGCTAAAGTTCCCTCCTTCGCGCAAAACTTCCGTACTTCTGAAACGCATGGACACGACCCCGAGCATACCAGAGCGCAGCATACCGCTTCGCCAAATCGTTCGTCAGGCAGAGCAAAGACGGCACACTCAACCACGCTTGGATGCATCGCCAGGATCCGCTCCACTTCGGAAGCCAAGACAGTCTCTCCACCTGTACGAATTACATCGTTGGCTCGTCCACAAAAATATAGTCGGTTCTCCTCGTCCCAGAAACCCAAGTCGTTTGTCAAATACCATTCCTCAAAGCGGCGAACAGGATTGAGTCCACCACGTCTCCAATAGCCGTTCATGACATGTGCGCCAGCGGTACCAATGATACCTGGTGTATAAGATTCTTCAACAGCCTCGAGCGAGGGCTGTTTAGTTGCGTCAAAGATAGATATCCGTACGTGTCGAGGCGTCACCCCAACACAGTCTCCAGCCAGAGGAAGAGATTGGACGAGACATGAACGCTCCGCTGTTACATCGAAAAAAGTCATTGACGAAGCAGCCTCCGTACAGGCGTACGTTTGCACTACCCTTGCGTTGGGATATGTTTCAGTGAGAAAGTCTATTGTGGTGTTGGAAGCAGATTGTCCCCCGATGAGAATGAGGTCAACGTAAGGAAAGGTTTCGCCCGGTTGCATCTCTTTTTGAACGGCAAAGATCATTGCTGGCACCATAACGAGCGTGTTTGACGGTAGGGCGTGAGAAAGAGAATCCAGAAGACGAGAGGGGTCAAACTTTGAGCTCATACCGGGAGCTCCGGGGAAGATGAGTGTCCCACCGGCCAACCAGACTGCCAAAATACTGCTGAGACCTCCGACATGGAAGAAAGGAACAGTTGTAGCGAGCATTACAGTTTTCGAGGAGTATCGGCAAGGGGGCTGAAGCTTAGCTAACGCCTGCATGACCAGTGCCCGATGGCTCAGTCGGACTCCTTTGGGACCACTGGTTGTTCCGCTCGTGAAGACTATTAGTGCGTCATCGTGGCTGAGCGGTAAGCGACTCAGCTCGAGAATACAGGCATTAAGGTCGTAGTCATTTGTGGTGGCGGATCGTCGTCTGTCGCTCTCGGGAACGATGATTGGACCAAGTCGGACCAAGGAGGGAATGGGAAGGCTTACAACGAAATGAGCAATGATTCTGCTTGCTTCTTCAGCTGTCTCACGAAATTCTGGGCCATACAACAGCAACGTCATGTCGTTAGAATTTGTGGATTGTAGCGCCTGTCCAACTTCAGCCACAGTCCATCTTGTATTAATGAGAGCAGGGAGAGCCCTTACACAACTACTCGTGGCTGAGATGACCGACAGGAATAGATCTGGTGAGTTGTTGGAAAGGTAGGCTATCACGATCGTCGAGTCGGGCGAGGCATGAGTGATTCGTTCTTCAAAGGAATCGAAGATACTAGTTTTGAGCCACTCTTGATGTTGCACCAAGTATTCCTTGGCATGCTTGTACGAGATGGTGCGGCATGAGTGTTGGATTTGATGAACCGCGTATGGATTGTCGTCAAGATCGGCACCCCGACGTTGTAAAAGTATTTTGGAAAGTTCCATGGTCCGCCACGGGAACTAATCCTAGTACCTACTATATAAGTGAGTATGCCATTCGGAAAAAATGATCGCAACCGATAACTTTTCGCCAATCAATCCCCCAGTCCAATCGCGATTTTCTCGCTTTGATCGCCATGTTattgttagaattgtgtgtgtagcacaaaagacacttcggcatgtcaccagatgacgcagacggtgcgtgtgtcatccgtcgctactttcctttgtctgtgcaactatggaagtCACTCGTTGGTTCaagtaacatgtaaaggataactactctaagaaatactgcgggagctcttttcccacttctggttggtaatcaccgattggaaaagagcatctcgtagggcactaacaggccaacgattgttctaggtATAACATACTTTTATTATTATCACAGTGGCGCTACCATCAAGTCTCAGCTTTCCCTTGTTTTCGCGCAGGTTTGTAACTGGCAGTGATCAGCGGAAATATTGGTACATTTACTTCGGTTCTGATTCTTGCGGTACACGAATAAATAAGTACAAGCATACACAGTAATTATCGTTGATCCTCGGGACATTTTCATGACGTTCAAAAGTTGACACGAAGAATCGCTCTCAAAGTTATGTTACAGTCAGTTACTGTAAATCATATAATTTCTGTACCATCCCTTTCACTCTTCTCTCCATACTTTGGGATGACCAGAGCGAGCAGCTTCGCAGGAATTCTGCTACGGTCCATCGGCAGTCTGACCGCGCCGTACGCTTGGGTTGCAAACGTACGGACATGTTCTATTTCATTTCAAAAAACTTGTCTCTACCAACAAAGTGGCCGAAATCGCATTGTCTTTCCATTACTCGTCCACAACCATATTCAGCGGAAAGATGGCCCATGGGTTGACAATCTACGACAGTCCTGCGGATGCATTAACAAGCGGGCAATGGCCGAAAGTTGGACCTGCTGTACGGCAAAGAGGCGTCGCTACATCGAGGGGGCGTTCAATTCAATCGCTTCTGTCTCGTGTTAGTGATCGTAATCTAGGCCGCCTTGGGATCCAAGTCCAATACAGATCCACTAATTTTGACGGCAACCAGTACTACTGTACAACCGGAAAATAGACCACTTAAAGTTCAATGAGAACCTCCCAATTTCGAACGTCCGTCCCACGTGCAACCACTTTCGCTTCTTGTGTAGACTTTGGTAATCGGGATCACAGCGATTATCGATGACTGCGAGTGGTAGGCTAGCGCGGCGAGTAGTAGTTGTGGTTCTTAAG
Proteins encoded in this window:
- a CDS encoding enoyl-coa hydratase (Probable enoyl-CoA hydratase catalyses (3S)-3-hydroxyacyl-CoA = trans-2(or 3)-enoyl-CoA + H2O Also found in fatty acid elongation in mitochondria, fatty acid metabolism Valine, leucine and isoleucine degradation, Lysine degradation, Tryptophan metabolism, beta-Alanine metabolism, Benzoate degradation via CoA ligation, Propanoate metabolism, Butanoate metabolism, Limonene and pinene degradation, Caprolactam degradation), which produces MRFTTKVLPSRTANLFVLTLNNPKALHALSLDMMHFFQDILKECYADDSVGALLVKSNTTGMKTKAFCAGGDVKRVYRSCLEEQDSSVLGQGKPGLDSAEFFRQEYVVNHMMATATKPQISLWDGIVMGGGVGISVHGKYRIATENTILAMPETNIGLFPDVGSMFWMPKMLPHSVATYMALTGHRLEAADLLYTGIATHYIPSARLDDLESALSTASKSFKPTERAEDFAAPPPMDPHDSYLAQERPAIDKVFGILSDRSKGVEDVVESLENLNSDFGRKTAGILNTMSPTSLKVTLEGLRRGKDMSRIGDDLCMEFRMSQACMRIGSDFHDGIRAALVDKDRNPQWQPATLAEVTEQIVESYFLPLEYEWEIPVTKTKISSNL
- a CDS encoding predicted protein, giving the protein MSLLNTIFGKNAEKKSEQVSVFETKVSVPEPKPLPPSKIPKEKPPLTPTATGDGSTKKRKRKETKVEFTLKEPLEGPTVEKPSEESKQAEERTVFVGNLPTQYNRKSLAKLFKDCGKVESSRIRSLAVTGVKLPQENAGNQKLVKKVCANTSQVDTKAKSSVQGYVVFVNKDAIEKALVLNNTEVKDERTGTTRRIRVDHANAEYDAARSIFVGNLPYTADEDSLAEHFCEGCGLNVDDIQGVRIVRDKETFQCKGFGYVLFSDQSMVTLALQRMSGSLYAKRELRVMVCGRRFKGKKGDAMPKENKKRSFEGRRASAPVSPAASVGALRRIIKKQVSEAPTKKRRARGEKTSEKPTARKAGVSRRAAVEAKVEKRVKKLQKRAAKGMGKKKM
- a CDS encoding predicted protein, with the translated sequence MELSKILLQRRGADLDDNPYAVHQIQHSCRTISYKHAKEYLVQHQEWLKTSIFDSFEERITHASPDSTIVIAYLSNNSPDLFLSVISATSSCVRALPALINTRWTVAEVGQALQSTNSNDMTLLLYGPEFRETAEEASRIIAHFVVSLPIPSLVRLGPIIVPESDRRRSATTNDYDLNACILELSRLPLSHDDALIVFTSGTTSGPKGVRLSHRALVMQALAKLQPPCRYSSKTVMLATTVPFFHVGGLSSILAVWLAGGTLIFPGAPGMSSKFDPSRLLDSLSHALPSNTLVMVPAMIFAVQKEMQPGETFPYVDLILIGGQSASNTTIDFLTETYPNARVVQTYACTEAASSMTFFDVTAERSCLVQSLPLAGDCVGVTPRHVRISIFDATKQPSLEAVEESYTPGIIGTAGAHVMNGYWRRGGLNPVRRFEEWYLTNDLGFWDEENRLYFCGRANDVIRTGGETVLASEVERILAMHPSVVECAVFALPDERFGEAVCCALVCSGSCPCVSEVRKFCAKEGTLAGYKRPRRLFEVEELPRNSSGKILKFLLQERFKDAGRLRSKL